In the genome of Leptospira inadai serovar Lyme str. 10, one region contains:
- a CDS encoding helix-turn-helix transcriptional regulator: MMADSLIVGMKEEEFDNDLELGIEPREINPTESRLLTLLFNFFQFQEGLTLSSLREIMGEFYDNENKDSDRRKLSRDIEELENLGFQIRYYPQKNTKDFVYILETDPLAKSLKFSSDELREISAVLLEAYSQSPRYELYTAAQKIFAGELGIFPELKEEPKDISDELGEVAFSILEALKNRSPLRLKYYKTFPEESYPLEVDPIRLLRKGGEDYYLLAYDRSEKVKKRLILPKILEAEILQGDLLFQKKGAQRETWEDQVVHAGLFPVHEPKSVVWTCRSDALFKAKLFLAGIPYKENGQTLRFESTNLDGLLPFLWKEGSNLEEIQPQELEDLFQKSVHLLLEEYKFLGK, encoded by the coding sequence ATGATGGCTGATTCTCTGATCGTAGGCATGAAAGAAGAAGAATTTGATAACGATCTCGAGCTTGGAATCGAACCCAGGGAAATAAATCCTACGGAGTCTCGTCTCCTGACCTTGCTCTTTAATTTCTTTCAATTCCAGGAGGGGCTAACCCTTTCGTCCTTAAGGGAGATCATGGGAGAGTTTTATGATAACGAAAACAAGGACTCGGACCGGAGAAAGCTTTCCCGCGATATAGAAGAGCTGGAAAATCTAGGATTTCAGATTCGTTATTACCCTCAAAAGAATACGAAAGACTTTGTTTACATTTTGGAAACGGATCCTCTGGCTAAGTCGCTCAAATTTTCGTCCGACGAACTTAGGGAAATTTCCGCCGTTTTACTGGAAGCATACTCGCAATCGCCTCGTTATGAATTATACACTGCTGCACAGAAAATCTTTGCCGGCGAACTAGGAATCTTTCCGGAGTTAAAAGAAGAGCCCAAGGATATTTCGGATGAACTAGGCGAGGTCGCGTTTTCCATTCTGGAAGCGCTTAAGAATCGAAGTCCGTTACGATTGAAATATTATAAAACCTTTCCGGAAGAATCCTATCCCTTGGAAGTGGACCCGATTCGTTTATTGAGAAAAGGAGGAGAGGACTACTATCTCCTGGCCTATGATCGATCCGAAAAGGTTAAGAAACGTTTGATCCTTCCTAAGATTTTGGAAGCCGAGATTCTTCAGGGTGATTTACTCTTTCAAAAAAAAGGAGCCCAGCGAGAAACCTGGGAGGATCAGGTCGTGCATGCCGGTTTATTTCCCGTGCATGAACCCAAGTCGGTCGTCTGGACCTGTAGATCGGATGCGCTTTTCAAAGCGAAACTTTTTCTCGCCGGAATTCCTTACAAAGAAAACGGACAAACTCTGCGCTTTGAATCCACCAATCTAGACGGTCTACTTCCCTTCCTTTGGAAAGAAGGGAGTAACTTGGAGGAAATCCAACCCCAGGAATTGGAGGATTTGTTTCAGAAATCCGTACATCTCTTATTGGAAGAATATAAATTTCTCGGGAAATGA
- a CDS encoding VOC family protein, which translates to MRYLHAMIRVLDLDAALDFFCDKLGLKETRRSEHPEGKFTLVFLSEESPNAPEIELTYNWDQKERYTFGRNFGHLAFEVENIYEVCERLQSKGVIINRPPRDGRMAFVRSPDLISIELLQKGKSLEPAEPWKSMQNTGEW; encoded by the coding sequence ATGCGTTATTTACATGCTATGATCCGCGTTTTGGATTTAGATGCGGCCTTGGACTTCTTCTGCGACAAATTAGGATTGAAAGAGACTAGACGAAGCGAGCATCCGGAAGGAAAATTTACTCTCGTGTTTTTGTCCGAAGAATCGCCTAACGCACCGGAAATAGAACTGACCTATAACTGGGACCAAAAAGAACGATATACCTTCGGTAGGAACTTCGGCCACCTGGCCTTCGAAGTGGAAAATATATACGAAGTGTGCGAACGGTTGCAATCGAAAGGCGTCATCATCAATCGTCCGCCCCGCGACGGCCGAATGGCTTTCGTACGTTCCCCGGATTTGATTTCCATCGAATTATTGCAGAAAGGAAAGTCTTTGGAGCCTGCAGAGCCTTGGAAGAGTATGCAGAATACCGGAGAGTGGTGA
- a CDS encoding LIC10421/LIC12816 family protein, with protein MKVNKIVSLLLVAGFLAGSSIFAVSQDTEDRLLEQALVSAAVTKEQKIAVGTYLKALAQQKSERAEELRALAKRSTGGKFLASNAQSAKFLKQAAALEREAQKTQEFLNNL; from the coding sequence ATGAAAGTTAACAAGATCGTTTCTCTACTTCTGGTCGCTGGATTCTTAGCTGGCTCTTCTATCTTCGCAGTTTCTCAAGACACCGAAGATCGTCTATTGGAGCAAGCGCTGGTTTCGGCCGCCGTCACGAAAGAACAGAAAATTGCCGTTGGCACGTACCTGAAAGCGCTCGCTCAGCAAAAATCCGAGCGTGCCGAAGAGCTAAGAGCTCTTGCAAAACGTTCTACCGGCGGAAAATTCCTGGCCAGCAATGCTCAATCGGCAAAATTTCTGAAACAAGCAGCTGCTTTGGAAAGAGAAGCTCAAAAGACTCAAGAATTCTTGAACAATCTTTAA
- a CDS encoding LA_3751/LA_3752 family putative glycosyltransferase: MNSTFTTVPFFQSNYFRKILIVILLLTPLLYPFLLKPSQQLYSDHLAKFILGESIYRSGFTSGSLDLPSAKLDSESEFCPTECIRIRGKIVSPFPVALGYVYAAILPWGGIEGVYIVIALVVAVTLLVLSILWEWDPLFLFILVLGSPFVINGYFFPDVALASFLFFSGAFFILRNSFRRLPYLYVLVGFVSASAAWFRVESIVFIVSFSLFLLLGLRRKKQPRIPIIFYVIGVAFGLLLLLFVQMHMYGLPLGPRFSFNQPTMFLRPWEKLPIYQGLLFFSYGRPGFFTYMPLFLFFFVYAVYFMFSSKGAFLKKSTENFDFGRNLFIQSGAAAFVGSVLVAPNDGIIDFGTRYLHLAIPSFVGFVILVRQESSGYRQKIIKSFVIVSAIYSTLVTVSYTRILAKYGKQSTGLHKLYEEQKADLVVVQIRTYTQIMGKNFFETPCVTLFDAVALNKFFSKNDPNRFAKILFVQAKVLTDRLADPNRPFEHNAYYDSVNRILGKTFVPVLVENKPDVIVFSMIRR; the protein is encoded by the coding sequence TTGAACTCTACTTTTACAACCGTGCCGTTTTTCCAGTCCAACTACTTTCGAAAAATCCTAATCGTAATCCTGCTTCTGACACCTCTTCTTTATCCCTTCCTTCTGAAGCCGTCTCAGCAGCTTTACTCGGACCATCTTGCCAAATTCATTTTAGGGGAATCCATTTATAGGAGCGGTTTTACCTCGGGATCTTTGGACTTACCTTCGGCAAAGCTGGATTCGGAGTCCGAATTTTGTCCGACTGAATGTATTCGGATTCGCGGGAAAATCGTAAGCCCTTTTCCGGTCGCGCTTGGATACGTTTATGCCGCGATTTTACCTTGGGGAGGGATCGAGGGGGTTTACATAGTTATCGCACTGGTTGTCGCAGTTACTCTCTTGGTGCTGTCGATTTTATGGGAATGGGATCCGTTATTTTTATTCATTCTCGTTCTAGGATCTCCCTTCGTTATTAACGGATATTTTTTCCCGGATGTCGCGCTCGCTTCCTTTTTATTTTTTTCGGGCGCGTTTTTTATACTGCGAAACTCTTTTCGACGGCTTCCTTATTTATATGTATTGGTGGGTTTTGTATCCGCTTCCGCAGCTTGGTTTCGCGTGGAATCGATCGTTTTTATCGTCTCGTTTTCCCTGTTTTTATTACTCGGACTAAGGCGGAAGAAGCAGCCGCGAATTCCTATAATCTTTTACGTGATCGGCGTTGCCTTCGGGTTGCTTCTGCTGCTCTTCGTTCAGATGCATATGTACGGTTTGCCTCTTGGGCCTCGTTTTTCCTTTAATCAACCTACGATGTTTTTGCGACCTTGGGAAAAGCTCCCTATCTACCAAGGGCTACTCTTCTTTAGTTACGGCCGTCCCGGATTCTTTACCTACATGCCTTTGTTTTTATTCTTTTTTGTATATGCCGTATACTTTATGTTTTCTTCAAAAGGGGCATTTCTAAAAAAGAGTACGGAGAATTTCGACTTCGGTCGTAATTTATTCATTCAGTCGGGAGCCGCCGCATTTGTCGGATCGGTATTAGTCGCACCGAACGACGGAATCATCGATTTCGGAACCAGATATCTGCATCTTGCTATCCCGAGCTTTGTCGGGTTTGTCATTTTGGTCCGACAGGAATCTTCGGGATACCGACAAAAAATTATTAAGTCTTTCGTAATCGTTTCGGCTATTTATTCCACGCTCGTTACGGTCTCGTATACCCGAATTCTCGCCAAGTACGGCAAACAGTCTACGGGATTGCATAAGCTATACGAGGAGCAAAAAGCCGATTTAGTTGTCGTCCAGATCAGAACGTACACTCAGATTATGGGTAAAAACTTTTTCGAAACTCCTTGCGTCACTCTTTTTGATGCGGTCGCCTTAAATAAATTTTTCTCGAAGAATGATCCGAACCGGTTCGCAAAAATATTGTTCGTTCAGGCAAAGGTGCTGACCGACCGCCTTGCCGATCCGAACCGACCTTTCGAGCATAATGCATATTACGATTCGGTGAATAGAATATTAGGGAAAACGTTTGTTCCCGTCCTTGTCGAAAATAAACCGGACGTCATCGTATTTTCGATGATAAGAAGATAG
- a CDS encoding NAD-dependent epimerase/dehydratase family protein has product MKLLITGATGFLGKRIVDLLKKEGGHELYSLVRSESSASASHKLGLQPILADLGDPLSLKKALEGIKLDSIIHLAAEIATQRNERLLWKVNHEGTKNLFESVANLGLKRFIFASTVVVGEANGELLSEDKPLNVETEYGRTKQASERMLLEAYKTKDFPAIILRPSHIYGPGGWFQDLIRDIKIGLFRIPGNGLNYWDVVYVDDVAAAFLKVLHSGKPGEIYHIADDTPVTMRDFFNEAGTYLGKKKIGHAPVFVANLLKGKDPVRAATRSARNSNLKLKSLGWKPAYTDYKSGLKETFQNSN; this is encoded by the coding sequence ATGAAACTATTAATCACAGGCGCCACCGGCTTTTTAGGAAAGCGAATCGTAGATCTTTTAAAAAAAGAAGGAGGACACGAATTGTATTCGCTGGTAAGGAGTGAATCCTCCGCTTCCGCCTCCCATAAACTCGGACTACAGCCGATTCTTGCGGATCTCGGGGATCCTCTTTCTCTGAAGAAAGCTTTAGAAGGAATTAAGCTCGACTCGATCATCCACCTCGCCGCCGAAATCGCAACACAAAGAAATGAACGACTTCTCTGGAAGGTGAATCACGAAGGAACGAAAAATCTTTTCGAATCCGTTGCGAACCTTGGATTAAAACGTTTTATATTTGCCAGCACCGTAGTAGTCGGAGAAGCAAACGGAGAATTACTTTCGGAAGACAAACCCTTGAATGTGGAGACCGAGTATGGAAGAACGAAACAGGCTTCGGAGCGGATGTTGCTCGAAGCTTACAAAACGAAGGACTTTCCTGCGATCATTCTTCGTCCATCTCATATCTACGGTCCCGGGGGCTGGTTTCAGGATTTAATTCGCGATATAAAAATCGGCCTCTTTAGAATTCCGGGCAACGGGCTAAATTATTGGGACGTAGTTTACGTGGATGACGTTGCCGCCGCGTTTTTAAAGGTTTTACATTCGGGCAAACCCGGAGAAATCTATCATATCGCGGACGATACTCCCGTCACCATGCGGGATTTCTTTAACGAGGCGGGAACTTACCTAGGCAAAAAGAAAATAGGGCATGCCCCGGTGTTCGTCGCGAATTTATTAAAAGGCAAAGACCCGGTTCGAGCGGCGACCCGCTCGGCAAGAAATTCCAACTTAAAGCTTAAATCCTTGGGCTGGAAGCCCGCTTATACGGACTATAAGTCCGGCCTTAAGGAAACATTCCAAAATTCGAATTAA
- a CDS encoding helix-turn-helix transcriptional regulator, whose protein sequence is MRSFFFDTGLDMNPTTKKLQTKLALIRLLKENRRMSLEDLSKYSGIKEVSDLKKELGKLYMVGSYPYTPDQLVEIDYDGETIGIRLPNRMDEGLTLSVREWATLRTLLLEEEQKEVSSDRSGVLKSVLDKIHTILPSSGILDAKDLKQQISEAINLNKAVLLEYQAQGETTPIKRKVDPWALFNYREEYLIGYCHTRNAPRSFRLDSILTFSVSADEAVRVPDQERRQAISHLKDFLKKTDNDGSVAEIYHTSDVYFNLHKRLGLERTKESLELGGNTFYLSKAKIRNEDWFLSTLKGFGSNVIIKSPPALRQRILAYWKEQIRAPKN, encoded by the coding sequence ATGCGATCCTTTTTTTTTGATACTGGCTTAGATATGAATCCTACTACAAAGAAATTGCAGACTAAGCTGGCATTGATTCGGTTGCTTAAGGAAAATCGTAGGATGAGTTTAGAGGACCTTTCCAAATACTCGGGTATCAAAGAAGTTTCCGATTTAAAAAAAGAATTAGGTAAGCTTTATATGGTCGGCTCTTATCCGTACACTCCCGATCAACTCGTGGAAATCGATTACGACGGAGAAACTATCGGAATACGCTTACCGAATAGAATGGACGAAGGTTTAACGTTGAGCGTGAGAGAGTGGGCGACCTTGCGGACCCTGCTCTTGGAAGAGGAGCAAAAGGAAGTAAGTTCGGACCGGAGCGGCGTTCTCAAATCCGTTTTGGATAAGATTCATACCATTTTACCTTCTTCGGGAATTTTAGACGCGAAAGACTTAAAACAACAGATATCGGAAGCGATAAATTTAAATAAGGCTGTCCTGCTCGAATACCAAGCTCAGGGAGAAACGACGCCGATAAAAAGAAAGGTGGATCCATGGGCCTTATTCAATTATCGGGAAGAATATCTGATAGGATATTGCCATACGAGAAATGCGCCAAGATCGTTTCGATTGGATTCGATTTTAACCTTTTCGGTCAGTGCGGACGAAGCCGTTCGAGTTCCGGACCAGGAAAGAAGACAAGCCATTTCGCATCTAAAGGACTTCCTGAAAAAAACGGATAATGACGGATCGGTCGCCGAGATCTATCATACTTCGGACGTTTACTTTAATTTGCACAAAAGACTCGGATTGGAACGGACGAAAGAATCTTTAGAGCTGGGCGGGAATACATTCTATTTATCTAAAGCTAAAATTAGAAATGAAGATTGGTTTTTAAGCACACTGAAAGGATTCGGTTCCAACGTTATCATAAAATCGCCGCCGGCGTTACGGCAAAGGATTCTTGCCTATTGGAAGGAACAAATAAGGGCGCCGAAAAATTAG
- a CDS encoding 4-(cytidine 5'-diphospho)-2-C-methyl-D-erythritol kinase: MLSPAKINLGLKIPYKRPDGYHEIRSVFLRINWGDDIRIAPIDPGLFQLVSENQIIDEKRSLYDEVSEKGDLTKNILYKTYQKIRSQYRELPGVRIHITKRIPPAAGLGGGSSNAASLLSFYFGLTQEFSSDGLSDLAASIGSDVPFFLNEGHAFVSGKGEVLEDIEVHSGQGILALTPQILSTAEMYAGLKKPLQADPPSKNWISLSKDVGFALKEGNWADLEGKLVNDFEPLAFQTFPELGGLKKCFLANGASYSSMTGSGSCIYGLVQGLEIRDELLAKMRAEFPGLTFVSFNY, from the coding sequence TTGCTCTCTCCGGCTAAGATCAATCTAGGGTTGAAAATCCCGTACAAAAGACCCGACGGCTATCACGAGATCCGTAGCGTCTTTCTTCGAATCAATTGGGGGGACGATATTCGGATTGCACCCATCGATCCGGGTCTTTTTCAACTCGTATCCGAAAATCAAATCATCGATGAGAAGCGTTCCCTGTATGACGAGGTCTCCGAAAAAGGGGATCTCACTAAAAATATTCTGTACAAAACCTATCAAAAAATTCGATCTCAGTACCGGGAATTGCCCGGAGTTCGGATTCATATAACTAAAAGAATCCCACCTGCGGCAGGGTTGGGAGGCGGATCTAGTAATGCCGCCTCTCTATTATCTTTCTATTTCGGTTTAACCCAGGAATTCAGCTCGGACGGACTCTCCGATTTGGCGGCGAGCATAGGTTCGGATGTTCCTTTTTTTCTAAACGAAGGGCATGCGTTCGTTTCCGGAAAGGGGGAAGTCTTGGAAGATATCGAAGTTCATTCCGGACAGGGAATTTTGGCGCTGACTCCTCAGATTTTGTCCACGGCTGAAATGTATGCAGGTCTCAAAAAACCTTTACAAGCCGACCCTCCCTCGAAAAACTGGATTTCTCTATCCAAAGACGTCGGATTTGCTCTGAAAGAAGGAAATTGGGCGGATTTGGAGGGAAAGCTCGTAAACGACTTCGAGCCGTTAGCCTTCCAAACCTTTCCCGAACTCGGGGGATTGAAGAAGTGCTTTCTGGCAAACGGAGCCAGCTATTCCTCAATGACCGGTTCAGGATCTTGCATCTACGGATTGGTTCAAGGATTGGAGATACGGGATGAACTGCTCGCAAAAATGAGAGCGGAGTTTCCAGGTCTTACGTTTGTAAGCTTTAATTATTAA
- a CDS encoding sugar phosphate nucleotidyltransferase, whose product MNISKEAVAVVLAAGKGTRMKTDQPKVAVSLNGKPLLIHVIDHLRESGVGEIVVVVGYKKEEVQALCLGIPDLKFAEQKDQLGTAHAVLSAEHSINGHNGPILVACGDVPMITGETFRSLIATHNQNGFSATLLSAKVDNPTGYGRIVRNESGEVIAIVEEKDADANQKKIDEINTGTYVFDSEALFDSLRKIGNSNAQGEYYLPDLVALYKKEGKKLGAVVLKDSGESQGVNSPQDLEALSAILKGEVPTK is encoded by the coding sequence ATGAATATCTCAAAGGAAGCTGTTGCTGTGGTACTTGCTGCAGGCAAGGGAACCCGCATGAAGACCGACCAACCTAAGGTCGCGGTTTCTTTGAACGGAAAACCACTCTTGATCCATGTCATCGACCATCTTCGCGAGTCGGGAGTCGGCGAAATCGTCGTCGTCGTCGGTTATAAAAAGGAAGAAGTGCAGGCCCTCTGCCTGGGAATTCCCGATTTAAAATTCGCAGAGCAGAAGGATCAACTTGGAACGGCTCATGCAGTTTTGAGTGCCGAGCATTCCATTAACGGACATAATGGCCCGATTTTAGTGGCTTGCGGGGACGTCCCCATGATTACCGGAGAGACATTCCGCTCCCTGATCGCAACGCATAATCAAAACGGGTTCTCCGCTACTCTACTTTCCGCGAAAGTGGATAATCCCACCGGTTATGGCCGAATCGTTCGCAACGAAAGCGGGGAAGTAATTGCGATCGTGGAAGAAAAGGATGCGGACGCAAATCAAAAGAAGATCGATGAGATCAATACCGGAACCTATGTTTTCGATTCCGAGGCACTGTTCGATTCGTTACGCAAGATCGGAAATAGCAATGCCCAAGGCGAGTATTATCTTCCGGACCTGGTAGCTTTGTATAAGAAGGAAGGAAAGAAATTGGGTGCAGTCGTGCTGAAAGACAGCGGGGAAAGCCAAGGGGTCAACTCCCCCCAAGATTTAGAGGCTCTCTCGGCTATCCTAAAGGGAGAAGTTCCTACAAAATGA
- a CDS encoding ribose-phosphate diphosphokinase — protein sequence MSQLAVFSGSSNRTITEEICKELQIAPGKINLRKFSDGEIAVKIEENVRGRDIFLIQSTSAPANDHLMELLLIMDALRRASANSISVVMPYYGYGRQDRKVEPRVPISARVVADLIEVQGPTRMITMDLHADQIQGFFKVPVDNLHFNPVLVEYFRNKKIDDLVIVSPDSGGAERARSFGKKVNATLAIIDKRRPKANVSEVMHVIGEIEGKNCILLDDMIDTAGTICKAADALLKNGAKSVYCAASHGVLSGESIDRLNSTPFIEVVLSNSIEIPESKKISKLKTLSVAPLFAAAIQRISTNQSVSDLFN from the coding sequence ATGAGCCAATTAGCGGTATTCTCCGGATCATCCAATCGCACAATTACCGAAGAGATCTGTAAAGAGCTTCAAATTGCGCCTGGCAAAATCAATTTACGTAAATTTTCCGACGGAGAAATCGCCGTCAAAATAGAGGAGAACGTACGAGGTAGGGATATATTTCTTATCCAATCCACTTCGGCTCCGGCGAACGATCATTTGATGGAACTCCTGCTCATCATGGACGCCTTGCGAAGAGCATCCGCAAACAGTATCTCGGTCGTAATGCCTTATTACGGCTACGGTCGTCAGGATAGAAAGGTGGAACCTCGCGTTCCGATTTCGGCGAGGGTCGTAGCGGATCTAATCGAAGTTCAAGGCCCGACTCGAATGATTACGATGGATCTTCACGCCGATCAAATTCAGGGATTTTTTAAAGTTCCGGTGGATAATCTCCATTTTAACCCCGTTCTAGTGGAATATTTTCGTAATAAAAAAATCGATGATTTAGTCATCGTCTCTCCGGACTCGGGCGGTGCGGAACGGGCAAGGTCTTTCGGTAAAAAAGTGAATGCTACTTTAGCGATCATTGATAAGCGTCGTCCGAAAGCGAACGTGTCCGAAGTAATGCATGTTATCGGAGAGATAGAAGGAAAGAATTGTATCCTTCTGGACGATATGATCGATACTGCCGGTACGATTTGTAAGGCGGCCGACGCTTTGCTAAAGAACGGAGCAAAAAGCGTCTATTGTGCCGCAAGCCACGGAGTTCTATCGGGAGAGTCGATCGATCGATTAAATTCGACTCCGTTCATAGAAGTCGTTCTTTCGAATTCCATCGAAATTCCGGAATCCAAAAAGATTTCGAAATTAAAAACCCTCTCGGTTGCCCCGCTGTTTGCAGCGGCGATCCAGAGAATTTCAACCAACCAATCGGTAAGCGATCTATTTAATTAG
- a CDS encoding 50S ribosomal protein L25/general stress protein Ctc — translation MSHKITVKKRTETGKNVNNRLRASGMVPINIIGSGKASSGAVNEKELDKLVHSGIRQSTLIDLEIEGEGTHKVYVKEIQRFPEIDRIRHVDFYKVEPGKKIITKIGVRTEGLAKGSKMGGQFDHLIHEIRVKTIPEDLLESLVIDVSDLDVGDSIKVSQLKVPASWEILVNGDPIVASVLKTKALLAQERADAKEAADAKTKVTKKGGK, via the coding sequence ATGAGCCACAAAATTACCGTTAAAAAGAGAACGGAAACCGGCAAGAACGTCAATAATCGCCTTCGTGCGTCCGGAATGGTGCCCATAAACATCATCGGTAGCGGGAAAGCTTCTTCCGGAGCCGTTAACGAAAAGGAACTGGATAAACTAGTTCATTCCGGAATTCGTCAATCCACTCTGATCGACTTAGAAATCGAAGGAGAAGGAACGCATAAGGTATATGTCAAGGAAATCCAAAGATTTCCCGAGATCGATCGGATTCGTCACGTCGACTTTTACAAAGTGGAGCCGGGCAAAAAGATCATCACCAAGATCGGAGTTCGCACGGAAGGACTTGCGAAAGGTTCCAAAATGGGAGGTCAGTTCGATCATCTCATTCACGAGATTCGAGTTAAGACCATTCCGGAAGATTTGTTGGAAAGCTTAGTTATCGACGTCTCGGACCTAGATGTAGGCGATTCGATTAAGGTAAGCCAGCTCAAGGTTCCTGCAAGTTGGGAAATTCTCGTAAACGGAGATCCGATCGTCGCTTCCGTTCTTAAAACGAAGGCTCTGCTCGCTCAAGAACGCGCCGATGCTAAAGAAGCGGCTGACGCAAAAACTAAAGTCACCAAAAAGGGTGGAAAATAA
- the pth gene encoding aminoacyl-tRNA hydrolase produces the protein MKLIVGLGNPGDKYNNNRANIGFKILDVIANNINVEIKTKKKKSLIGRGDFEGEEVVLLKPQTFSDLSGESVLYIASFLKIQVQDILVIHEDWTLPLGKIVVDKGANGTENAGVKSIIQSLRSPNFIRIRIGIGNDIFDGSNLESFLKEDFQPLENLSLIQIINDAEAAIRSISLGDIEDVIEKYRL, from the coding sequence ATGAAGCTAATCGTCGGACTGGGAAATCCCGGAGACAAATATAATAATAACCGAGCGAATATCGGCTTCAAGATTCTCGACGTTATTGCGAATAACATTAACGTAGAGATCAAGACGAAGAAGAAAAAGTCTCTGATCGGAAGGGGAGATTTCGAAGGTGAGGAGGTGGTTCTTCTTAAGCCTCAAACTTTCAGCGACCTGTCCGGAGAGTCCGTACTGTACATCGCTTCCTTTTTGAAAATCCAAGTCCAGGATATCCTGGTCATCCACGAAGACTGGACCCTACCCTTGGGTAAGATCGTGGTGGATAAAGGAGCCAACGGTACGGAAAACGCCGGAGTAAAGTCCATCATTCAATCTTTGCGTTCCCCTAATTTTATTAGGATTCGGATCGGAATCGGAAACGATATTTTCGACGGTTCCAATTTGGAAAGCTTTTTGAAGGAAGATTTTCAACCTTTAGAGAATTTAAGTCTGATTCAGATTATTAACGATGCGGAAGCTGCAATTCGATCCATCAGCCTAGGCGATATCGAAGACGTAATCGAAAAATATAGACTTTGA